From Candidatus Zixiibacteriota bacterium, one genomic window encodes:
- a CDS encoding NAD(P)-dependent oxidoreductase — translation MAKILVTGSKGTLGQPLVAELQARGHEVWGVDLQHQADDNYIRADVSNYRQLERVFDQNYDYVYHLAAEFGRINGEEYYDTLWESNVIGTRNILEWQKKKGFKLIFASSSEIYGDKHADILSEDIPLNHSIIQHNDYATTKWVNEIQIMNFERRYEVPVVRLRFFNAYGPGEFYHHYRSVVCLFCYRALKGIPYQVFLGYHRVFMYIDDFIPTLASVCENFKAGEVYNIGGTEFRSVRELSDLILQYTGAPSSLVEYLPEDKHNVMNKKPDISKASEAFGHDPRIPLEVGVPRTIEWMKQMYRLGSPVLANRSPNRILRVPMNVG, via the coding sequence ATGGCGAAGATATTGGTTACAGGAAGTAAGGGAACTCTCGGACAACCGCTCGTAGCTGAACTGCAGGCGCGCGGGCATGAAGTATGGGGAGTAGATCTGCAACACCAGGCAGACGACAACTACATAAGAGCGGACGTATCCAATTACCGTCAGCTTGAGCGCGTGTTCGATCAAAATTACGACTATGTCTACCATCTGGCGGCAGAATTCGGTCGCATAAATGGTGAGGAGTACTATGACACACTTTGGGAAAGCAATGTCATAGGGACCCGCAACATACTGGAATGGCAGAAGAAGAAAGGCTTCAAACTGATATTCGCCTCATCTTCCGAGATATACGGTGATAAGCATGCGGATATTCTGAGTGAAGACATCCCTCTCAATCATTCGATTATACAGCATAACGACTATGCTACAACCAAGTGGGTGAACGAAATTCAGATCATGAATTTCGAACGCCGATACGAAGTCCCGGTGGTCAGGCTGAGGTTTTTCAACGCCTATGGCCCCGGTGAATTCTATCACCACTATCGCTCGGTTGTATGCCTTTTCTGCTATCGTGCGCTGAAGGGGATACCGTATCAGGTCTTTCTCGGTTATCACAGAGTATTCATGTATATCGATGACTTCATCCCAACGCTGGCATCAGTCTGCGAGAATTTCAAAGCTGGTGAAGTCTACAATATAGGCGGCACTGAATTCAGAAGCGTGCGTGAGCTGTCGGATCTGATCCTGCAGTACACTGGTGCGCCGAGCAGTCTTGTAGAGTATCTGCCCGAGGACAAGCACAATGTTATGAACAAGAAACCCGATATTTCGAAGGCGAGCGAAGCGTTTGGGCACGACCCGCGCATTCCGCTGGAAGTTGGAGTCCCGAGGACAATTGAATGGATGAAGCAGATGTACAGGCTGGGAAGTCCTGTATTGGCAAACAGGAGTCCTAATCGGATTCTGCGCGTGCCGATGAATGTAGGCTAG
- a CDS encoding tetratricopeptide repeat protein, with protein MKDELMGNTKKKQRKTTRRKKTESPRNRKSAEIGPNTAYSEIIDKAQMSLDRGEFASAETNAESLLTKEVRDTAQSAYVFALRLAAFAAANQHKFELAKNRSMEALRFDNEMLDFHYLLSYVCGELDEHELVVVYAQRYLDIHHNIESGKHQELPFAGTYDSIHEVLNGIAVSLREQRKLQEAIKYFEQAIQIKPQFAVAYINLARLADQQGQRDDALRIIDKGIVACPGVGELKMLRDSISASRPSVSLCMIVKNEEKMLPRALKSVQGVVDEIVVVDTGSTDKTVEIAESFGAKVFHHEWERDFSKARNQSLSYASREWIFILDADEELVRDDIPLLKEMLQQKGNDLISVSVFNVSDDEGHASFLPSIRFFRRSVGAYYDGIVHNQLKFDEKQYVVLRGGVKIKHYGYGLSQEEMKKKVRRSRELLIKQLEDEPNDPFANMNLAQLYRGESATPSAEQCDKIILHAQRVIDNTDPSSADRGHLHLMALHQLASAYFFKAEYDTAREQCLKALEYKADYLDPIITLGYICSQTGKWSEARQWYESYLRARREFKDANETQSIILLNYKSEQNALYGIAEAYECEGNTDEAILWYEKVQKVRECYLTSCLRLAQLYFNKEDYVSAIKCATRHLKENQSAWPAHFILGESCRIVGRTAEAEQHLAAAVEMCEDSRDILHALLKLYFYTDRLAEANSIVDRLLSKFPDFTYPACLMGDVKYAVGEYAAAIERYEKCGDAGERDAQTWNNLGNSYFRLEQFAKAEQCYRRALAIAPEMAHANRNLGVSLAKSGRTGEAAEVLSSFLELAPDDFAVAHLLGDIMFEKGEFDSALKMYELCVTLAPSSFVVITKLADIYSKQGFIDSARLGYHQALQINPNYDPARKSLEALEGETARST; from the coding sequence ATGAAAGATGAACTGATGGGCAATACAAAGAAGAAGCAAAGAAAGACGACTCGCAGAAAGAAGACAGAGTCTCCGCGCAATCGCAAGAGCGCTGAAATAGGTCCCAATACGGCTTATTCCGAAATCATCGACAAGGCTCAGATGTCTCTTGATCGGGGTGAGTTTGCCTCTGCTGAGACGAATGCGGAGAGTCTTTTGACAAAAGAGGTCCGTGATACCGCCCAGAGTGCATATGTCTTCGCACTGAGACTCGCAGCGTTTGCTGCAGCGAATCAACACAAGTTCGAGCTGGCGAAGAATCGATCAATGGAAGCTCTGCGCTTTGACAACGAGATGCTGGACTTCCACTACCTGTTGTCGTATGTCTGCGGCGAACTGGATGAACACGAGTTGGTCGTTGTCTATGCTCAACGTTACCTCGATATTCATCACAATATTGAGTCGGGAAAACATCAGGAACTGCCATTCGCAGGTACTTATGATTCTATTCACGAGGTCCTGAACGGCATCGCTGTCAGTCTCCGTGAGCAACGAAAACTGCAGGAGGCCATCAAATATTTCGAGCAGGCGATTCAGATCAAACCGCAATTCGCCGTGGCTTACATCAATCTCGCCAGACTCGCTGATCAGCAAGGCCAGCGCGATGATGCTCTGAGAATCATCGATAAGGGAATCGTAGCCTGTCCCGGAGTTGGCGAACTAAAGATGCTCCGCGATTCGATATCGGCATCCAGACCTTCAGTGTCTCTTTGCATGATTGTCAAGAATGAGGAGAAGATGCTCCCGAGAGCTCTTAAGAGTGTGCAGGGAGTCGTTGATGAGATCGTGGTTGTCGACACGGGATCGACGGACAAGACGGTAGAGATTGCAGAATCTTTCGGTGCAAAAGTGTTCCACCATGAGTGGGAGCGTGACTTCTCAAAAGCACGCAATCAATCGCTGAGCTATGCAAGCAGGGAGTGGATATTTATTCTGGATGCAGACGAAGAGTTGGTGCGAGATGACATACCGCTCTTAAAGGAAATGCTGCAACAAAAGGGCAACGATCTTATCTCGGTTTCTGTGTTCAATGTCAGCGACGATGAAGGCCATGCATCATTCCTTCCCTCGATAAGGTTCTTCCGTCGGTCGGTCGGAGCCTATTACGATGGCATCGTGCACAATCAGCTCAAGTTCGACGAGAAACAGTATGTTGTGTTACGAGGCGGAGTCAAGATCAAGCATTATGGCTATGGATTGTCGCAAGAGGAGATGAAGAAGAAAGTGCGGCGATCTCGTGAATTGCTGATTAAGCAGCTTGAAGATGAGCCGAACGATCCTTTTGCCAACATGAATCTGGCACAGTTGTATCGAGGGGAAAGCGCAACTCCGTCGGCAGAGCAGTGTGACAAAATCATCTTGCATGCGCAGCGCGTGATCGACAATACCGATCCCTCGTCTGCTGATCGCGGCCACCTGCACTTGATGGCATTGCACCAATTAGCGTCTGCCTACTTCTTCAAGGCAGAATATGATACAGCTCGAGAACAGTGCCTGAAGGCTCTCGAGTACAAGGCCGATTACCTCGATCCGATCATCACTCTCGGATACATCTGCTCGCAGACCGGCAAATGGTCTGAGGCAAGGCAATGGTATGAGAGTTATCTTCGCGCAAGAAGAGAATTCAAGGATGCTAATGAGACCCAGTCAATTATCCTGCTCAATTATAAGAGTGAACAGAATGCTCTGTACGGAATAGCCGAGGCCTACGAATGCGAGGGGAATACCGACGAGGCAATTCTCTGGTACGAGAAAGTCCAGAAGGTTCGTGAATGCTACCTGACCTCCTGCCTCCGCTTGGCACAGCTATATTTCAACAAAGAGGATTACGTTAGCGCGATAAAGTGCGCAACGCGTCACCTCAAGGAGAATCAGAGCGCGTGGCCGGCGCATTTCATTCTCGGTGAAAGCTGCAGGATTGTCGGCAGAACTGCAGAAGCTGAGCAGCACTTGGCGGCTGCGGTAGAGATGTGCGAGGATAGTCGTGACATCCTCCACGCTTTGCTCAAACTCTATTTCTACACTGATAGGTTGGCGGAGGCTAATTCAATCGTGGATCGCCTGCTGTCGAAGTTCCCTGATTTCACATATCCCGCTTGCCTCATGGGGGATGTCAAGTATGCTGTGGGCGAGTATGCTGCGGCCATCGAACGGTACGAGAAATGCGGTGACGCAGGAGAACGTGACGCTCAGACCTGGAACAATCTCGGAAACTCATACTTCAGACTGGAGCAATTTGCAAAGGCAGAACAATGCTACAGGCGAGCTCTTGCGATTGCCCCCGAAATGGCGCACGCAAATAGAAACCTCGGTGTGAGTTTGGCGAAGTCAGGAAGAACCGGAGAGGCTGCAGAAGTTCTCTCATCATTTCTTGAACTCGCGCCCGATGATTTTGCGGTCGCGCACCTTCTCGGAGATATCATGTTCGAGAAAGGGGAATTCGACAGCGCGCTGAAGATGTACGAGCTGTGCGTTACACTTGCTCCGAGTTCATTCGTGGTCATTACGAAACTGGCCGATATATACAGCAAGCAGGGGTTCATCGACTCGGCTAGACTTGGATACCATCAGGCGCTGCAGATCAATCCCAACTACGATCCTGCAAGAAAAAGTTTGGAAGCTCTGGAGGGAGAGACTGCGAGGAGTACCTGA